The Aeromicrobium senzhongii genome includes a window with the following:
- a CDS encoding restriction endonuclease: MGLDVDTIVKQVAPAGWAEKQTGRQGRPPQGTPHGVEEEWIPVGGTVFHEGVRLQQRELLVTAWIVRAGVAGEREQWGLDGGRAGGGFHEVGSLQSLTTRAEIQAAVEDGYPGEAQGKIYNFTGQLNALRNTIKPGDVVVMPMKTTKKIAIGICTSSYSYDAAEPDPSRRHQVGVDWRRTDVARAAIKDDLLYTLGGAMTIFRAVRNSAENRLRSVLETGIDPGASGVPGPRRIGNVEPVDGDTEDVTDPVATPTLQAVRDRVQTHLIENFKGHKLTHLVADILRTKGFTCEVSPEGPDGGVDILAGSGPLGLDDPRVVVEVKSEESQVSALVVRGLQGAISTQGASQGLLVAWGGLNAAARREIRTNRLSIRVWEAEQVLDQLFETYDVLPEETQRLIPMKRAWVLDEEAG, from the coding sequence GTGGGCCTCGACGTTGACACCATCGTCAAACAGGTGGCCCCCGCCGGATGGGCCGAAAAGCAAACCGGGCGACAAGGTCGTCCCCCGCAAGGGACTCCGCACGGTGTTGAAGAAGAATGGATTCCTGTTGGTGGCACCGTGTTCCACGAAGGCGTACGTCTACAACAGAGAGAACTACTAGTGACCGCATGGATTGTCAGAGCCGGAGTTGCCGGGGAACGCGAACAGTGGGGCCTCGACGGAGGGCGCGCAGGTGGCGGATTTCATGAGGTCGGGTCGCTCCAGTCTCTGACGACCCGCGCCGAGATTCAGGCTGCGGTCGAGGACGGGTACCCCGGTGAGGCTCAAGGCAAGATCTACAACTTCACCGGCCAACTGAATGCACTCCGCAACACCATCAAGCCGGGCGACGTGGTCGTCATGCCGATGAAGACGACGAAGAAGATCGCGATTGGAATCTGCACCTCGTCGTACTCCTACGACGCTGCTGAGCCGGACCCCAGCCGGCGACATCAAGTTGGCGTCGATTGGAGACGCACAGACGTGGCGCGGGCAGCGATCAAGGACGACCTGCTCTACACCTTGGGCGGCGCGATGACGATCTTCCGGGCCGTGAGGAACTCCGCCGAAAACCGCCTCCGCTCAGTCCTCGAGACCGGAATCGACCCGGGAGCCTCAGGCGTGCCCGGACCGCGACGAATTGGCAATGTAGAACCCGTCGACGGTGACACCGAAGACGTCACGGACCCGGTGGCGACACCAACTCTGCAGGCGGTACGTGATCGTGTCCAGACACACCTCATCGAGAACTTCAAGGGCCACAAGTTGACTCACCTCGTCGCTGACATCCTCAGAACCAAAGGCTTCACCTGTGAGGTGTCGCCCGAAGGTCCAGACGGCGGAGTCGACATCCTCGCTGGCAGCGGCCCGCTCGGACTCGATGACCCCAGAGTCGTCGTCGAAGTCAAGTCAGAAGAGTCTCAGGTGAGCGCCCTCGTGGTGCGCGGGCTGCAGGGCGCAATCTCCACACAAGGCGCGTCGCAAGGACTTCTCGTCGCGTGGGGCGGCCTAAACGCAGCGGCACGGCGTGAGATCCGTACGAACCGCCTCTCAATTCGCGTATGGGAGGCCGAACAGGTGCTGGACCAACTATTTGAAACGTACGACGTCTTGCCAGAGGAGACGCAACGCCTCATCCCCATGAAGCGCGCTTGGGTGCTGGACGAAGAAGCGGGATGA
- a CDS encoding CAP domain-containing protein yields the protein MKFVVVMATVLAMVVATAGASNAVKWRKVSQVSSIAKTVEKSFVSQNRTKGKETANSCLRKQARYEANRSAKRGKNFYKVNRKTVAKKCGLAHVHMVFVKQSSKSTKSRVVKRVRRTHEYKKSIRSAKHKVYGAATYRDKKKGRTYTVLFVGQKKPVVKKPAPAPKPTPTTVPTAPAPTTVPTTPAPTTVPTTAPTTPAPTTAPTTVPTTVPTPTPPPPPVPADPNVLLGVKDWLRHELTIPGPSGWVDGDSCVAGLANQWAKNIATTRTLTGVPADVTTCDPYNESLVLSAATDAWPMNPPLDIATELLNGVTGPTTTGPRTIADALAASSGRVALSVYRNHDGSLWAVAVVTFEHPRYTTPVRTDAFDKQVTDAVAAKTTPTGANVQTADACITTEIDARAKTMATGQTNPDERQWTTKPLDCPNLYKQFFTYSNAKTPEQIAADLTTGVLRGDSGTTAKDRINYALTHDEGRIVTRSYRDYRGNVWTYAGVILDDMPYKAPVEVTNLAADVRAKILARSSTFIDTRREEGFWTEGDPVWTEADACLQDAVERWAKSKAEDRTKNKSIYNFYAASPSRDNTMWGGKYEAFANSGCEEGYEEGFVLASKGGTADAIVNELFNEPVLETRTEGGITSKYAKNWAAEGAVATHLARGYTATFRSYRDFRGDVWTYIAFAGKPGDTNRLDRNQITEMEDATIAAVNDYRASHGLSRLPREECLDRQADGSILFYGAHFTMDGALSAAHMGGFVHLNEDAAKAETARRCGAPVRTAGEILTESTPVGGNRRNTLFNLEQVHTWISGWKSSPTHNAAMMRPDWDAIGVNVRNSDLSGTYIATVTFKR from the coding sequence GTGAAGTTCGTCGTCGTAATGGCGACAGTTCTGGCGATGGTGGTTGCTACGGCTGGAGCGTCGAATGCTGTCAAGTGGCGCAAGGTTTCACAGGTGTCCTCGATCGCGAAGACGGTCGAGAAGTCGTTCGTCTCCCAGAACCGCACCAAGGGCAAGGAAACGGCGAACTCGTGCCTTCGCAAGCAGGCGAGGTACGAGGCGAACCGTTCAGCCAAGCGGGGCAAGAACTTCTACAAGGTGAACCGCAAGACGGTCGCGAAGAAGTGCGGACTCGCCCACGTGCACATGGTGTTCGTGAAGCAGTCGTCCAAGAGCACCAAGTCCCGTGTCGTGAAGCGGGTTCGCCGCACACACGAGTACAAGAAGTCGATCCGTTCGGCCAAGCACAAGGTGTACGGCGCGGCAACGTACCGGGACAAGAAGAAGGGTCGCACGTACACGGTCCTGTTCGTCGGGCAGAAGAAGCCTGTCGTGAAGAAGCCCGCCCCGGCACCCAAGCCGACCCCGACCACTGTCCCGACTGCCCCGGCCCCCACCACTGTCCCGACCACTCCCGCGCCCACCACGGTTCCTACGACGGCACCGACCACGCCCGCCCCGACGACCGCTCCCACCACGGTCCCCACCACGGTCCCGACTCCCACTCCTCCCCCGCCGCCGGTTCCTGCTGACCCAAACGTCCTGCTGGGCGTCAAGGATTGGCTCCGTCACGAACTGACCATCCCCGGCCCGTCCGGCTGGGTTGACGGCGACTCGTGCGTGGCCGGGCTCGCGAACCAGTGGGCCAAGAACATCGCGACCACCCGGACCCTGACCGGTGTTCCCGCCGACGTCACGACCTGCGACCCGTACAACGAGTCTCTCGTCCTGTCCGCCGCGACCGACGCATGGCCCATGAACCCGCCCCTCGACATCGCCACCGAACTGCTGAACGGTGTCACCGGACCCACCACGACCGGACCTCGCACCATCGCTGACGCGCTCGCAGCCAGCAGCGGCCGAGTCGCCCTGAGCGTCTACCGGAACCACGACGGTTCCCTGTGGGCCGTCGCCGTCGTCACGTTCGAGCACCCCCGCTACACCACACCGGTGCGCACCGACGCGTTCGACAAGCAGGTCACCGACGCGGTGGCCGCCAAGACCACTCCGACTGGCGCGAACGTGCAGACCGCCGACGCGTGCATCACCACCGAGATCGACGCCCGCGCCAAGACGATGGCAACCGGTCAGACCAACCCCGACGAACGTCAGTGGACGACCAAACCACTCGACTGCCCGAACCTCTACAAGCAGTTCTTCACCTACTCCAACGCCAAGACACCCGAGCAGATCGCCGCCGACCTGACGACCGGTGTCCTTCGCGGGGACAGCGGAACCACCGCCAAGGACCGCATCAACTACGCCCTCACCCACGACGAGGGCCGCATCGTCACCCGCTCCTACCGTGATTACCGAGGGAATGTGTGGACGTACGCTGGCGTCATCCTCGACGACATGCCGTACAAGGCCCCCGTGGAGGTCACCAACCTCGCGGCAGACGTGCGAGCCAAGATACTTGCCCGTTCATCGACGTTCATCGACACCCGCCGTGAGGAGGGATTCTGGACCGAGGGTGACCCCGTGTGGACCGAGGCCGATGCGTGCCTCCAAGATGCCGTTGAGAGGTGGGCGAAGTCCAAGGCCGAAGACCGCACCAAGAACAAGTCCATCTACAACTTCTACGCAGCCAGCCCCTCCCGGGATAACACCATGTGGGGCGGCAAGTACGAAGCGTTCGCCAACAGTGGTTGCGAAGAGGGGTACGAGGAAGGCTTCGTACTTGCGTCCAAGGGCGGCACAGCCGACGCCATCGTGAACGAATTGTTCAACGAGCCAGTCCTCGAAACCCGAACCGAGGGTGGAATCACATCCAAGTACGCGAAGAACTGGGCGGCAGAAGGAGCGGTCGCGACGCATCTGGCGCGCGGGTACACGGCGACTTTCCGTTCCTACCGGGACTTCCGTGGAGACGTGTGGACCTACATCGCGTTCGCGGGTAAGCCGGGCGACACCAACCGTCTCGACCGCAACCAGATCACCGAGATGGAAGACGCGACCATCGCGGCTGTCAATGACTACCGGGCATCGCATGGGCTCTCGCGTCTCCCCCGCGAGGAATGCTTGGACCGTCAAGCCGATGGGTCCATCCTGTTCTACGGCGCCCACTTCACGATGGACGGAGCCCTTTCAGCCGCACACATGGGTGGATTCGTCCACCTGAATGAAGATGCCGCGAAGGCTGAGACGGCTCGCCGATGCGGGGCTCCCGTTCGAACAGCGGGAGAGATCCTCACCGAGTCAACCCCCGTGGGTGGGAACCGACGCAACACCTTGTTCAACCTCGAACAGGTACACACGTGGATCAGTGGGTGGAAATCATCTCCAACTCACAACGCGGCCATGATGCGCCCCGATTGGGACGCTATCGGTGTGAATGTGCGTAACTCTGACCTGTCCGGAACGTACATCGCGACGGTGACGTTCAAGAGGTAG
- a CDS encoding SDR family NAD(P)-dependent oxidoreductase — translation MLLQSSRARQGVGAHAGRALLLLSRVLPAGRTRATLSGHQCPLNSVTREVEIMVEELRYDGRVAIVTGAGIGIGAAHARLLASRGARVVVNELPRNIERAELVCEQIRSAGGEAIAVAGEIGIDDDARALVDATIAKYGRVDIVIHNAGVPLGRDMDGSGLVQEAPSPRFDRYMDVNVRGSLQLNRAVWPHFVAQKYGRVLFTSSAVGTGFWYSPTGYELDYATSKLAVFALARQVSAAGQEHGIIANTVMPWAFTETVGDSADGEETELITFMRATLQPEKVAIAVAPLLHENAPTTGEAFTAGGGRIARVFLAGVRGYLNPELTPEDVVENWTQVFGETGASGEMLDVFEQSQPREERMFMKTLETQTMPDLAWIAEQSVKDSTRSAAL, via the coding sequence GTGCTGCTGCAGTCTAGTAGGGCACGCCAGGGCGTCGGCGCCCACGCCGGACGCGCTCTCCTGTTGCTTTCCCGCGTATTGCCTGCCGGGCGCACCAGGGCTACGTTAAGTGGGCATCAATGCCCACTTAACTCAGTGACCCGAGAGGTCGAGATCATGGTTGAAGAGCTTCGGTACGACGGACGAGTAGCGATTGTCACGGGAGCAGGTATCGGAATCGGCGCGGCGCACGCTCGTCTCCTGGCTTCGCGCGGAGCGCGTGTGGTCGTGAACGAGCTGCCGCGGAACATCGAGCGTGCCGAACTCGTGTGTGAGCAGATTCGGTCTGCCGGGGGAGAGGCCATCGCGGTTGCCGGTGAGATCGGGATCGACGACGACGCACGCGCGTTGGTCGACGCAACGATCGCGAAGTATGGACGGGTCGACATCGTGATCCACAACGCCGGCGTGCCGTTGGGGCGCGACATGGATGGTTCCGGCTTGGTCCAGGAGGCGCCGTCGCCGAGGTTCGACAGGTACATGGACGTCAACGTGCGCGGGTCGTTGCAGCTGAACCGCGCTGTCTGGCCGCACTTCGTCGCGCAGAAGTACGGGCGCGTCCTGTTCACCTCGTCCGCAGTGGGAACCGGGTTCTGGTACAGCCCGACCGGGTATGAGCTCGACTACGCCACGTCGAAGTTGGCGGTCTTCGCCCTGGCCAGGCAGGTGTCCGCAGCAGGCCAGGAGCACGGCATCATCGCCAACACCGTGATGCCGTGGGCCTTCACCGAGACAGTCGGCGACAGTGCCGACGGCGAAGAGACGGAGTTGATCACCTTCATGCGCGCGACGCTCCAGCCGGAGAAGGTGGCGATCGCCGTCGCCCCGCTGCTCCACGAGAACGCGCCCACCACGGGCGAGGCCTTCACCGCCGGGGGCGGCCGGATCGCCCGAGTGTTCCTCGCGGGCGTCCGTGGCTACTTGAACCCTGAGCTCACGCCGGAGGATGTCGTCGAGAACTGGACACAGGTCTTCGGCGAGACGGGTGCCTCGGGCGAGATGCTCGACGTCTTCGAGCAGAGCCAGCCTCGCGAGGAGCGCATGTTCATGAAGACGCTCGAGACGCAGACGATGCCCGACCTCGCCTGGATCGCGGAACAGTCGGTCAAGGACTCCACTCGCTCGGCTGCGTTGTAG
- a CDS encoding TetR/AcrR family transcriptional regulator — MTKVGRGPYKVGLAKRAEILDAALQEFSVVGFEAASLRSIATRVGITHAGLQHHFASKDDLLLGVLLAQEEADRQFFDADAPLDVDDLIDAYTRVAERRRSTPAWVRLWISLKLSVAAQPEHIAADHVRRRVEAWEQELVDLFDRAQREGVIAADLDCIDAARGLLALNEGLMIRQMLDPSIDVDGPLRWAFAQLHPRDRR; from the coding sequence GTGACCAAGGTTGGACGTGGGCCGTACAAGGTCGGACTGGCAAAGCGCGCTGAGATTCTCGACGCGGCTCTCCAGGAGTTCTCGGTCGTGGGGTTCGAGGCGGCCTCGCTGCGCTCGATCGCCACCCGGGTGGGCATCACCCACGCCGGACTGCAGCACCATTTCGCGTCCAAGGACGACCTGCTGCTTGGCGTGCTGTTGGCTCAAGAGGAGGCTGACCGGCAGTTCTTCGATGCGGACGCTCCGCTCGACGTCGACGACCTCATCGACGCATATACGCGTGTCGCTGAGCGCCGTCGATCCACCCCCGCCTGGGTCCGGCTCTGGATCAGCCTCAAGTTGAGTGTCGCCGCGCAACCGGAGCACATCGCAGCGGACCACGTTCGCCGTCGGGTCGAAGCCTGGGAGCAGGAACTGGTCGACCTGTTCGATCGCGCCCAGCGCGAGGGCGTCATCGCTGCCGACCTCGACTGCATCGACGCCGCCCGCGGACTGCTCGCGTTGAACGAGGGACTGATGATCCGGCAGATGCTCGACCCGAGTATCGACGTGGATGGCCCCTTGCGTTGGGCGTTCGCTCAACTTCACCCGCGCGACCGGCGGTGA
- a CDS encoding gamma-glutamyl-gamma-aminobutyrate hydrolase family protein, with translation MSSPTTTSRPTLALLHLRTSRPHAARFQQELDALNDATAAVARGLGWRVRAVASAEVEPEVTMAAVLRADAVVLMGGEDVDPTFYDGVTDYPGAGHHEPEADRAHIEAVRRCLASGTPLLGICRGLQLLNVALGGTLVPHLETGHAHRADGDDPFVPNRVELRGETLASSVDVARDVLCSHHQAVDRLGDGLRVVAHGVDGVVEAVVHDSAPITGIQWHPEHPAVAERQLAPLLRRLAEQAGVPQRPGQEYSASTARAASSTTTSSYSASGSLVDVNTAR, from the coding sequence ATGTCTTCCCCCACCACCACCTCGCGCCCCACGCTGGCACTCCTGCACCTGCGCACGAGCCGCCCTCACGCGGCCCGGTTCCAGCAGGAGCTGGACGCCCTCAACGACGCCACCGCGGCGGTGGCGCGGGGCCTCGGATGGCGGGTCCGGGCCGTCGCCTCGGCGGAGGTCGAGCCCGAGGTGACGATGGCCGCCGTCCTGCGTGCCGACGCGGTCGTGCTGATGGGTGGTGAGGACGTCGACCCGACCTTCTACGACGGCGTCACCGACTACCCCGGGGCGGGCCACCACGAGCCCGAGGCCGACCGCGCCCACATCGAGGCCGTGCGCCGGTGCCTGGCTTCCGGGACCCCGCTGCTGGGCATCTGCCGGGGACTGCAGCTCCTGAACGTCGCGCTGGGCGGCACGCTCGTGCCCCACCTCGAGACCGGCCACGCGCACCGAGCCGACGGCGACGACCCCTTCGTCCCGAATCGGGTCGAGCTCCGCGGTGAGACGCTGGCCTCGTCGGTCGATGTCGCCCGGGACGTGCTGTGCAGCCATCACCAGGCCGTCGACCGGCTCGGCGACGGACTCCGCGTGGTCGCGCACGGCGTCGACGGCGTGGTGGAGGCGGTCGTCCACGACAGCGCACCCATCACCGGGATCCAGTGGCACCCCGAGCATCCTGCGGTGGCCGAGCGCCAACTCGCTCCCCTGCTGCGGCGTCTCGCCGAGCAGGCCGGCGTGCCGCAGCGGCCTGGTCAGGAGTACTCGGCCAGCACCGCGCGCGCGGCCTCCTCGACCACGACGTCGTCGTACTCGGCCTCGGGATCGTTGGTCGACGTGAACACCGCGAGGTAG
- the bla gene encoding class A beta-lactamase, translated as MTIGVSAVDVQGKRVEYRAGDRFGYASTVKAFAAATMLAEKTPQERAKTVRWTQADIDAAGYSPVTSEHPERGLTLDELAEAAVRDSDNTAMNLVLRSVGGPEAVEKFLRTLGDDRTQLDSYEPDLNTVTPSQVANTTTPTAFATALQAAVETKAIAPRERRTLLDWMGGNSTGDTLTRAGLPAGWEVADKSGGAGGLRNDIGVVTGPDGQTVYLAVFTSTNDPEAEYDDVVVEEAARAVLAEYS; from the coding sequence GTGACGATCGGCGTCAGCGCCGTCGACGTGCAGGGGAAGCGCGTGGAGTACCGGGCCGGCGACCGATTTGGCTACGCGTCGACGGTGAAGGCGTTCGCCGCCGCGACGATGCTGGCCGAGAAGACACCGCAGGAGCGTGCGAAGACGGTGCGATGGACGCAGGCGGACATCGACGCTGCCGGATACTCGCCCGTGACGTCGGAGCACCCGGAGCGCGGTCTGACCCTGGACGAGCTGGCCGAGGCCGCCGTGCGGGACAGCGACAACACGGCGATGAACCTCGTGCTCCGGTCCGTGGGCGGCCCTGAGGCGGTCGAGAAGTTCCTGCGAACCCTGGGCGACGACCGCACGCAGCTCGACTCCTACGAGCCGGACCTGAACACCGTCACGCCGAGCCAGGTCGCGAACACGACGACGCCGACCGCGTTCGCGACAGCGCTGCAGGCGGCGGTGGAGACGAAGGCGATCGCGCCTCGGGAACGTCGCACCCTGCTGGACTGGATGGGCGGCAACAGCACGGGTGACACGCTGACCCGTGCCGGCCTCCCGGCCGGGTGGGAGGTCGCCGACAAGTCCGGTGGTGCCGGCGGCCTGCGCAACGACATCGGCGTGGTCACCGGCCCCGACGGTCAGACGGTCTACCTCGCGGTGTTCACGTCGACCAACGATCCCGAGGCCGAGTACGACGACGTCGTGGTCGAGGAGGCCGCGCGCGCGGTGCTGGCCGAGTACTCCTGA
- a CDS encoding TetR/AcrR family transcriptional regulator, producing the protein MPSKKRSDAVQNRAAILDAARDLFASEGADVPLARIAERAGVGRATLQRNFPHRHDLAAAIYLENLARVEDLAHAVADEPDAALLILNEIISFHAGSSRVLAALDDDRVEEVESIRLRTRNLLSGPVAQGRRDGRLADSTDEEDLLLAIEMIVGAMTLSSHREPEELITRAMRIVRDGLAARPEASQPNLG; encoded by the coding sequence ATGCCGTCCAAGAAGAGGTCCGACGCGGTACAGAATCGCGCCGCCATCCTCGATGCTGCTCGCGACCTCTTCGCCTCCGAGGGCGCGGACGTGCCTCTCGCACGCATCGCCGAGCGGGCGGGCGTCGGCCGCGCAACGCTGCAGAGAAACTTCCCTCATCGACACGATCTTGCAGCCGCCATCTATCTCGAGAATCTCGCCCGCGTCGAGGACCTGGCCCACGCGGTGGCGGATGAACCGGATGCGGCACTGCTGATCCTGAACGAGATCATCTCGTTTCATGCCGGATCGAGTCGGGTGCTGGCCGCGCTCGATGACGACCGTGTCGAAGAGGTTGAATCGATCAGGCTCCGCACGAGAAACCTGCTGAGCGGTCCGGTGGCTCAGGGCAGACGGGACGGCCGATTGGCCGATTCGACTGATGAGGAAGACCTGCTTCTCGCCATCGAGATGATCGTGGGCGCCATGACCCTGTCCAGCCACCGGGAACCCGAGGAGCTGATCACGCGCGCGATGCGGATCGTGCGCGACGGACTGGCGGCCAGGCCGGAGGCCTCGCAGCCGAACCTTGGGTGA
- a CDS encoding AbiV family abortive infection protein — MTASQARELWLALVDNASRLIADAHLLLKQSPGRARSLTVLAEEELGKALWLYDEFNSLWNVGSSEQRTVERFKADGRNHARKYFEAIVFGRELAMFWGDFSDIPGPGDGESIEEFQAREAVEAEKGAKAANLAKQAGFYVDVAPDGSVTSPASIEGIGVAKDLERAAKVVEMLLIRDHSRMKFEAEVPYEGTHEQQFRLLPVSHPEEFSAARETAWPGSHETPTPDSESESNQN; from the coding sequence ATGACCGCGTCCCAAGCCCGTGAACTTTGGTTGGCTCTGGTGGATAACGCATCGCGACTAATCGCAGATGCGCACCTCCTTCTGAAGCAATCGCCGGGCCGGGCTCGCTCCCTCACGGTCTTGGCTGAGGAGGAGTTGGGTAAGGCGCTTTGGCTCTATGACGAGTTCAATTCGCTCTGGAATGTCGGGTCCAGTGAGCAGCGCACGGTCGAGCGGTTCAAGGCAGACGGTCGCAACCACGCTCGCAAGTATTTCGAAGCGATCGTGTTCGGGCGTGAACTCGCCATGTTCTGGGGGGACTTCTCGGACATTCCCGGGCCGGGAGATGGCGAATCGATCGAAGAGTTCCAAGCCCGAGAGGCCGTCGAGGCGGAGAAGGGGGCGAAAGCAGCCAACTTAGCCAAACAGGCTGGCTTCTACGTCGATGTTGCACCTGACGGCTCGGTTACGTCGCCTGCCTCGATCGAAGGCATCGGAGTAGCAAAAGACCTCGAGCGGGCGGCCAAAGTTGTCGAGATGCTCCTGATACGGGACCACAGCCGAATGAAGTTCGAGGCAGAGGTGCCCTACGAGGGCACTCACGAGCAGCAGTTCCGTCTGCTGCCGGTCTCGCATCCCGAAGAGTTCAGCGCGGCGAGAGAGACCGCCTGGCCGGGCAGCCACGAGACGCCCACGCCCGACTCGGAGTCCGAGTCGAACCAGAACTAA
- a CDS encoding FAD-binding protein produces the protein MDNKSFDLVVVGTGTGMLAALAAAEAGLSVLLVEKSEYVGGSTALSGGGFWVPSNPMLTEAGAEDPMSEATKYLAAVTRGEAPEARWKSFLSHGAEAVKALARLTPLKFGHMTDYADYFPELPGGSTAGRAMEPKPFNARKLGADRGKLRPPALEAPFPMPVSGTSYKWLNLVARTPRGIFVAARLLGMGVGGLAIKREYIAGGGALAAGLYAGVRARNIPVWLESPLKELIVEDDRVVGVVVQRDGKDISVRAKHGVILAAGGFDRNEAMRHAHQSEKLDTDWALGNPANTGDAITIAQGIGADLAFLEEAWWFPAVPIPGPMPGTLLAERSLPGQIIVNQAGERFMNEAVNYMSAGKDLLAQDLPVWMIFDQRYRNRYVFGGSIFPRQSFPKEWYDAGVVKKADSLEKLAADLGMPALPQSVQRFNDLCASGHDDDFGRGDSAYDRYYGDPGIKPNPCLGPIDKGPYYAVQVVPGDLGTCGGVKADEFGRALRPDGTTIEGLYAIGNAAGNAFGRVYPGPGATIAQGLVFGYIAANHAAGRLPD, from the coding sequence ATGGATAACAAGTCATTCGACCTGGTGGTCGTGGGAACTGGCACAGGGATGCTGGCCGCGCTTGCGGCGGCGGAGGCAGGACTGTCGGTTCTCCTGGTGGAGAAGTCGGAATACGTCGGCGGTTCGACCGCCCTGTCCGGCGGTGGTTTCTGGGTTCCGAGCAACCCGATGCTGACCGAGGCCGGCGCGGAGGACCCGATGTCCGAGGCGACCAAGTACCTGGCTGCGGTGACCCGCGGGGAGGCACCCGAAGCTCGCTGGAAGTCGTTCCTGTCACACGGCGCCGAGGCCGTGAAGGCGCTGGCGCGCCTGACGCCGCTGAAGTTCGGTCACATGACCGACTACGCGGACTACTTCCCCGAACTCCCGGGCGGATCGACGGCCGGTCGGGCCATGGAACCGAAGCCGTTCAACGCGCGCAAGCTCGGCGCCGACCGGGGCAAGCTGCGTCCGCCCGCGCTGGAGGCACCGTTCCCGATGCCCGTGAGCGGCACCAGCTACAAGTGGCTCAACCTCGTGGCGCGCACCCCGCGCGGCATCTTCGTCGCCGCGCGCCTGCTGGGGATGGGCGTCGGAGGTCTGGCCATCAAGCGCGAGTACATCGCCGGGGGCGGCGCGCTGGCCGCCGGGCTGTACGCCGGGGTCCGGGCTCGCAACATCCCGGTCTGGCTGGAGTCCCCGCTGAAGGAACTGATCGTCGAGGACGATCGAGTCGTCGGCGTCGTGGTCCAGCGCGACGGCAAGGACATCAGCGTCCGGGCCAAGCACGGCGTGATCCTCGCGGCGGGCGGTTTCGACCGCAACGAGGCGATGCGGCACGCCCACCAGTCCGAGAAGCTGGACACGGACTGGGCGCTCGGCAACCCCGCCAACACCGGCGACGCGATCACCATCGCCCAAGGGATCGGCGCGGACCTCGCCTTCCTCGAAGAGGCCTGGTGGTTCCCGGCGGTCCCCATCCCCGGCCCCATGCCGGGCACGCTGCTCGCCGAGCGTTCGCTGCCCGGCCAGATCATCGTCAACCAGGCCGGCGAACGCTTCATGAACGAAGCTGTCAACTACATGTCGGCCGGCAAGGACCTCCTCGCGCAGGACCTGCCGGTGTGGATGATCTTCGACCAGCGCTACCGCAACCGGTACGTGTTCGGCGGATCCATCTTCCCTCGCCAGTCCTTCCCGAAGGAGTGGTACGACGCGGGCGTGGTCAAGAAGGCCGACTCGCTCGAGAAGCTGGCCGCCGACCTGGGCATGCCGGCCCTGCCGCAGAGCGTCCAACGCTTCAACGACCTGTGCGCCTCCGGGCACGACGACGACTTCGGTCGCGGCGACAGCGCCTATGACCGCTACTACGGAGACCCCGGCATCAAGCCGAACCCGTGCCTGGGCCCGATCGACAAGGGTCCGTACTACGCGGTCCAGGTCGTGCCCGGCGACCTCGGCACCTGCGGTGGCGTGAAGGCCGACGAGTTCGGCCGCGCCCTGCGCCCCGACGGAACGACCATCGAGGGCCTGTACGCCATCGGCAACGCGGCCGGCAACGCCTTCGGCCGGGTCTACCCCGGACCGGGTGCGACGATCGCCCAGGGCCTCGTGTTCGGCTACATCGCCGCCAACCACGCCGCCGGGCGGTTGCCGGACTGA